The sequence CACGGATGACACCGTCGAACTCGAGGACCTCCTCGGGGGGGCGCGGTTCGTGGTGACCGAACGTCGCAGCACCGTGGGCTTCGAGGAGGGGCAGATCGTCGAGGCCCGCTTGCTGTGGGACGGTGAGCGGGTCGTCTTTGGCAAGACGTTTCTGTTTCACCCTCGTGAAGCTCGCCAGGAAGTCCTCGCTCACGTCGACGGCGCCCTCGCCGCCGGGGTGTCTCCGAAGGAGGTAGTTTTTCAGCTCGCCCGCCTTCACTTGCGCTGGCACCGCAGCCGGCACATCTCGGCGGTGCGCATTTACGGCGAATCCAGAGTAGGGGAGCCGCGGAGCGCGCTCGCTCCCGAAGCCACTCCCTGATCGCGGGCCCTTGGCCCGTGTACACTGCGTGCATGGCCGCCCTCGAAGGTAAACGGATCTTGCTCGGTGTCACCGGGGGCATCGCCGCCTACAAGGCGGCTGAGCTCTGTCGTCTGCTCGTCAAGGACGGCGCCCATGTGCGTGTGGTCATGACGGCCGCGGCCGAGGCCTTCGTCACCCCCATGACGATGCAGACCCTGTCCGGTCACAAGGTGGCCCGCCACCTGCTCGACGCCTCTGAAGAAGCGGAGGTAGGCCACATCCGTCTGGCCGACGAAGCCGACTTGGTGGTCGTCGCCCCCGCCACGGCCGACGCCATGGCGAGATTTGCTGGTGGCCTCGCCAACGATCTTTTGTCAACCGTCGTGCTGGCCAGCCGTGCCCCGGTGCTCCTGGCGCCCGCCATGAACGTGAACATGTGGGAAAATCTCCTGACTCAAGCCAACCTCGGCCGCTTGCTGGATACGGGACGCTTCTTCACCGTGGGCCCCGAGAGCGGTCCCCTGGCCTGCGGCTGGATAGGCGCGGGCCGCATGATCGAGCCTGAGCTCATTCGCGACGCTGCCCGGGCGCACCTGACCGGAAGCCCCTCGCTCGCTGGAAAGCGCGTGGTGGTGACGGCCGGGCCTACGCACGAACCCGTCGACGACGTTCGTTTCCTGGGCAACCGATCGTCGGGTAAAATGGGCTTCGCGCTCGCCGCCGTCGCGGCTGCCCGGGGCGCGCGGGTCACCCTGGTCGCCGGGCCCGTTCAGCTGCCCACGCCCGGGGGCGTGGAGGCGCGTATCGATGTCGAGACGGCTCTCGAGATGCATGAGGCCGTCATGCACGCCTCGGTGGACGTCGATGTCGTGGTGATGACCGCGGCTGTGGCCGATTTTCGACCGGTCGCGCAGGTACGGGGCAAGTTGTCTCGTCGGGAAGGGGTATCGACCTTGGAACTGACGCCAAACCCGGACATTTTGGCGGACCTCGGCAGGGCCCGCCAGGGGACCTCGAAGCCGGTGCTCGTGGGTTTTGCTGCCGAGGTGGCCGACACGGAAGAGACCTTGAGGCAAAGGGCGCGCGCCAAGCTGCAGGAGAAGCGCTGCGACGTGGTCATCGCAAACGACGTGAGCGGGACGGACATCGGCTTCGGCAGCGAAAACAACGCCGGCTGGATCGTCCGTGCCGAGGGGCCCGACATCGTCTTGCCCCGCTCCGCCAAGCGGCGCTTCGCCGAAGCGATCTGGGACCATCTCGCGCCCCTGATTGCTTGAACCTCTGCGTTCAAGGCGTGCGTTTACACCTGGAGAACCTTCAGATAGTTTGGCGGTCGTGTCGACGCGTCGGGAACAGCTCCTCGAATACTACAGGCTCGAAGCGGGTCGGAGGCTCTTGCGGGCCGGCGACACGCTCGCCGCCCGTCAGTCCGGGCCGGTTTCCCCAGGCGCCGTGGCCATGTGGGAAGGAGAGGAGACCGACGACTTTCATGGCACGCTCGCGGCGATCTGGCTCTGGTCCCGGGCCCAGCTGATCACCGGCGAGCCTCGCTTCGGTCGCCAGA is a genomic window of Myxococcales bacterium containing:
- the coaBC gene encoding bifunctional phosphopantothenoylcysteine decarboxylase/phosphopantothenate--cysteine ligase CoaBC, whose amino-acid sequence is MAALEGKRILLGVTGGIAAYKAAELCRLLVKDGAHVRVVMTAAAEAFVTPMTMQTLSGHKVARHLLDASEEAEVGHIRLADEADLVVVAPATADAMARFAGGLANDLLSTVVLASRAPVLLAPAMNVNMWENLLTQANLGRLLDTGRFFTVGPESGPLACGWIGAGRMIEPELIRDAARAHLTGSPSLAGKRVVVTAGPTHEPVDDVRFLGNRSSGKMGFALAAVAAARGARVTLVAGPVQLPTPGGVEARIDVETALEMHEAVMHASVDVDVVVMTAAVADFRPVAQVRGKLSRREGVSTLELTPNPDILADLGRARQGTSKPVLVGFAAEVADTEETLRQRARAKLQEKRCDVVIANDVSGTDIGFGSENNAGWIVRAEGPDIVLPRSAKRRFAEAIWDHLAPLIA